The following are encoded in a window of Pelecanus crispus isolate bPelCri1 chromosome 6, bPelCri1.pri, whole genome shotgun sequence genomic DNA:
- the HARBI1 gene encoding putative nuclease HARBI1: MAVPIAVLDCDLLLYGRGHRTLDRFKLEDVTDEYLVSTYGFPRQFIYYLVDLLGASLSRPTQRSRAISPETQILAALGFYTSGSFQTRMGDAIGISQASMSRCVANVTEALVERASQFIHFPEDEATVQSLKDDFYGLAGMPGVLGVVDCTHVAIKAPNAEDLSYVNRKGLHSLNCLMVCDARGVLLSAETHWPGSLPDCTVLQQAALTSQFETELHKDGWLLGDSSFFLRTWLMTPLHIPETPAEYRYNMAHSATHNVIERTFRTIRSRFRCLDGSKGTLQYSPEKSSHIILACCVLHNISLKHGLDVWSSPATGHMEQPEEEYEQMESMDSEACRIRQELLLTHFS, translated from the exons ATGGCCGTACCCATTGCAGTTCTTGACTGCGACCTCCTGCTCTATGGCCGCGGACACAGGACTTTGGATCGCTTCAAGCTGGAGGATGTCACGGATGAGTATCTAGTATCCACGTACGGCTTTCCCCGACAGTTCATTTACTACCTGGTGGATCTCCTGGGAGCCAGTCTCTCTCGCCCTACGCAGCGGTCCAGGGCCATCAGTCCGGAGACGCAGATACTTGCTGCACTGGGTTTCTATACCTCCGGCTCCTTCCAGACTCGCATGGGGGATGCTATTGGCATCAGTCAAGCCTCCATGAGCCGCTGCGTTGCCAATGTAACCGAGGCATTGGTGGAAAGAGCATCACAGTTTATTCACTTTCCTGAGGATGAAGCTACCGTTCAGAGCCTGAAGGATGACTTTTATGGGCTGGCAGGCATGCCGGGAGTGCTGGGGGTGGTTGACTGCACCCATGTGGCAATCAAAGCGCCAAATGCTGAGGACCTGTCCTACGTGAACCGAAAGGGTCTCCATTCTCTGAACTGCCTGATGGTGTGTGATGCCAGAGGAGTCCTCCTGAGCGCAGAAACGCACTGGCCAGGCAGCCTACCCGACTGCACGGTGTTACAGCAAGCAGCCCTTACAAGCCAATTTGAAACCGAGCTACATAAAGACGGCTGGCTACTTG GTGACAGCTCCTTCTTTCTCCGCACGTGGTTGATGACCCCTCTGCATATCCCCGAGACACCTGCAGAATATCGTTATAACATGGCGCATTCTGCCACTCACAATGTCATTGAGCGGACGTTCAGAACCATTCGGTCGCGTTTCCGCTGCCTGGATGGGTCCAAAGGCACCCTGCAGTATTCTCCAGAGAAATCCAGCCACATCATTCTGGCCTGCTGTGTGCTCCATAACATCTCCCTGAAACACGGGCTGGATGTGTGGTCTTCCCCAGCCACAGGACACATGGAACAACCGGAAGAAGAGTATGAGCAAATGGAATCAATGGACTCAGAAGCCTGTCGTATTCGTCAGGAGCTTTTACTTACTCATTTTAGCTAA